In Hevea brasiliensis isolate MT/VB/25A 57/8 chromosome 13, ASM3005281v1, whole genome shotgun sequence, a single genomic region encodes these proteins:
- the LOC110650484 gene encoding cuscuta receptor 1-like yields MRLIKQLLVALVIASLLEGWWSCDGCLDYERNALLQLKASFKHPGHMSLSSWGLLTDDCCKWANIDCNSTGGRVSKLSIWHVEWTAEWTVEWTAEWCFNASLFLPFQELTSLSLNNRIIDCVENGDFERLERLSKLEFLDLEGNLFNKESIVSSIGHLSSLKSLNLAYTGLESVTDIQGLSSLQNLEFLDLSSNNFSDSIIPFLRIFPSLKSLNLAGNRLKSGIQG; encoded by the exons ATGAGGCTAATTAAGCAGCTGTTGGTTGCTTTAGTAATAGCTTCATTATTAGAGGGATGGTGGAGCTGTGATGGTTGTTTGGATTATGAGAGAAATGCTCTTTTGCAACTCAAGGCTTCTTTCAAACATCCTGGACACATGTCACTCTCTTCTTGGGGATTACTTACTGATGACTGTTGTAAATGGGCAAATATTGACTGCAACTCCACCGGTGGACGAGTTTCCAAACTCAGTATTTGGCACGTTGAATGGACCGCTGAATGGACTGTTGAATGGACCGCTGAATGGTGCTTCAATGCCTCTTTGTTTCTTCCTTTTCAAGAATTGACGAGTCTTAGCTTAAACAATCGTATTATTGATTGTGTTGAGAATGGAG ATTTTGAAAGATTAGAAAGGCTCAGCAAGTTGGAGTTTCTTGATTTAGAAGGTAACTTGTTCAACAAGGAGAGCATTGTATCATCTATTGGCCATCTTTCATCTTTAAAATCATTGAATTTGGCCTACACTGGATTGGAAAGTGTAACTGATATTCAAG GACTATCAAGTCTTCAAAATTTGGAGTTTCTTGATTTGTCATCCAACAACTTCAGTGATAGCATCATACCATTTTTACGCATCTTTCCATCTTTAAAATCATTAAATTTAGCCGGCAATAGATTGAAGAGTGGTATTCAAGGTTAG
- the LOC131172084 gene encoding cuscuta receptor 1-like, producing MKGEFPHWLIGNNSKLYTLYLPSCSLLGPLHLPIHSHVYLSDLDISDNSFNSPIPTEIGVQFPNLNFLNLSGNGLIGDIPSSFGKMSQLIKLDLSNNRLSGIIPQDLIVGCISLFNLILSNNNLQGQIFPKQANCKELDRLLLDGNQFTGSIPYSILNCTLLNMLDVSDNHLFGSIPGWIRNMTFLQVLDLSENKFSGTLPSSFVLPQIREVYLSNNRLQGPLTNTFYYCSELMTLDLSHNYFTRRIPDWIGKFPKLSYLLLGYNNLVGEIPIQLCNLGQLSLVDLSNNNLSGHVLPCITAASNKVRQEEVGTYMASSPAYMKQPLEFTTKSISYYFQGSILKYISGLDLSCNNLTGKIPAEIGNLSMIQVLNLSHNSLTGLIPQSFSNLKQIESLDLSYNKLNGKIPQLTQLHWLAVFSVAHNNLSGKTPEMVAQFATFDNSSYEGNPFLCGPPLSKRCISSSIMPRVSEDKKDRKRDGGFMDMDAFYVSFLISYAIVLLTIAAILYINPYWRRAWFYMIELSLTNFYYFLVDNIPFVFRCYCSLGLLCTLEAFNLDE from the coding sequence ATGAAGGGAGAGTTTCCACATTGGTTGATTGGAAACAATTCAAAATTATACACACTTTACTTGCCTAGTTGTTCTCTTTTAGGGCCTCTCCACTTGCCAATTCATTCCCATGTGTATTTGTCAGACTTAGATATCTCTGACAACAGCTTCAACAGTCCTATTCCAACAGAAATTGGAGTACAATTTCCAAATTTAAATTTTCTAAACTTGTCTGGGAATGGTCTCATTGGTGACATTCCTTCATCATTTGGGAAAATGAGCCAATTGATAAAATTAGACTTGTCCAACAATCGACTATCAGGCATAATACCCCAAGACTTGATTGTTggatgtatttcattatttaatctcATTCTTTCAAACAATAATTTGCAAGGCCAAATATTCCCAAAACAGGCTAATTGCAAAGAATTGGATCGATTATTGTTGGATGGCAATCAATTCACTGGAAGTATCCCATATAGCATACTTAACTGCACCTTGTTGAATATGCTGGATGTGAGTGATAATCATCTCTTTGGTAGCATTCCTGGTTGGATAAGGAATATGACTTTTCTTCAAGTCTTGGATCTATCAGAGAACAAGTTCTCTGGAACCCTACCATCTAGCTTTGTCCTTCCACAGATCAGAGAAGTTTATTTATCGAATAATAGGCTACAAGGACCACTGACAAATACATTTTACTATTGTTCTGAATTAATGACATTGGATCTTAGTCACAACTATTTCACTAGAAGGATTCCAGATTGGATTGGCAAGTTTCCAAAATTGAGCTATCTTCTTTTGGGTTATAATAATCTTGTAGGTGAAATACCAATTCAGTTGTGCAACTTAGGCCAATTAAGCTTGGTTGATCTTTCTAATAATAATCTTTCTGGCCATGTCCTCCCTTGCATAACCGCTGCTAGCAATAAGGTTAGGCAAGAAGAAGTTGGCACGTATATGGCTTCATCTCCAGCTTATATGAAACAACCTTTGGAGTTTACAACAAAGAGTATATCGTATTACTTCCAAGGAAGCATTCTCAAGTACATATCAGGGCTTGATCTGTCCTGCAACAATTTGACAGGTAAAATTCCTGCTGAAATAGGAAATCTTAGCATGATCCAGGTGTTAAACCTGTCCCATAACAGTTTGACTGGATTGATTCCGCAATCATTTTCAAACTTGAAGCAAATTGAGAGCTTGGATCTGTCCTACAACAAATTGAATGGCAAAATCCCTCAACTCACTCAACTACATTGGCTAGCTGTCTTCAGTGTAGCACACAACAATTTATCTGGCAAGACACCTGAGATGGTTGCACAATTTGCAACATTTGACAATAGTAGCTATGAGGGAAACCCTTTCCTTTGTGGACCTCCGTTGTCTAAAAGATGCATTTCGTCATCAATAATGCCAAGAGTTTCAGAGGATAAAAAAGATCGTAAAAGAGATGGTGGCTTTATGGACATGGATGCTTTCTATGTGAGTTTTCTGATTTCTTATGCCATAGTGTTGTTGACCATAGCTGCCATTTTGTACATAAATCCATATTGGCGAAGAGCATGGTTCTATATGATAGAGTTGAGCCTCACCAACTTCTACTATTTTCTGGTGGACAATATTCCTTTTGTGTTTAGATGCTATTGTAGTCTGGGTCTGCTATGTACTTTAGAAGCGTTCAACCTTGATGAGTGA